From one Candidatus Latescibacter sp. genomic stretch:
- the ribD gene encoding bifunctional diaminohydroxyphosphoribosylaminopyrimidine deaminase/5-amino-6-(5-phosphoribosylamino)uracil reductase RibD, which produces MNSTGTDTDRRYMELALSLAEKGLGTTSPNPMVGAVIVRDGEIIGRGFHRKAGDDHAEITALREAGERARGATLYVTLEPCCHFGKTPPCTESIVKSGIRRVVAAMSDPNPLVCGGGFTSLRQQHIETESGVLENRARKLNEAYLKYISTKIPFVTLKLAMTLDGRIAAPDGSSRWITGPESRKRVHLLRAWSDAVMVGVGTVLADNPKLTVRDAEGSDPWRVILDSHLRSPLNSHVFADARAIVVAAEKPDTGKLQELGRRGIEVWKMESKEGNISLHNVLKRLGEQLMTSILCEGGAALAASLLREGLADKVCIFFAPKILGQGIDGIGDLGIQTIDRAIHLGNREVEELGEDILITGYPE; this is translated from the coding sequence ATGAATTCAACGGGAACCGATACTGACCGGCGTTATATGGAATTGGCCCTTTCTCTTGCAGAAAAAGGCCTTGGCACAACCAGTCCCAATCCTATGGTCGGCGCAGTCATTGTTCGTGATGGAGAGATCATCGGCCGGGGATTCCACCGTAAAGCCGGAGATGATCATGCCGAAATTACTGCTCTCAGGGAAGCCGGAGAGCGCGCCCGCGGCGCGACGCTTTATGTTACTCTGGAACCCTGCTGCCATTTCGGCAAAACTCCTCCCTGCACAGAATCTATTGTCAAAAGCGGCATACGCAGGGTGGTTGCGGCCATGTCCGATCCCAATCCGCTAGTATGCGGCGGAGGTTTCACCAGCCTCCGTCAGCAGCACATCGAGACAGAATCCGGCGTCCTGGAAAATCGTGCACGAAAACTGAACGAAGCCTATCTCAAATACATCAGTACAAAAATCCCGTTCGTGACTCTGAAACTGGCTATGACCCTGGACGGAAGGATTGCTGCACCAGACGGCAGCAGCAGGTGGATTACCGGCCCGGAATCCAGGAAGCGTGTTCATCTTCTCCGGGCATGGTCCGATGCTGTCATGGTGGGAGTCGGGACCGTGCTCGCCGATAATCCGAAGCTCACCGTGCGCGATGCGGAAGGTTCTGACCCCTGGCGGGTTATTCTCGATTCTCACTTGCGAAGCCCTCTTAATTCCCATGTTTTTGCCGATGCCCGGGCAATTGTTGTTGCTGCGGAAAAGCCTGACACCGGCAAACTGCAGGAACTGGGGCGGCGGGGAATAGAAGTTTGGAAAATGGAAAGCAAAGAGGGTAATATATCGTTGCACAATGTCCTCAAGAGGCTGGGGGAACAATTGATGACCAGTATCCTCTGCGAAGGCGGCGCAGCTCTCGCCGCTTCCCTTCTCCGCGAGGGACTTGCGGATAAAGTATGCATATTTTTCGCTCCGAAAATACTAGGGCAAGGGATCGATGGGATCGGTGACCTGGGAATACAAACCATCGACAGAGCAATTCATCTCGGGAACCGGGAAGTTGAAGAGCTGGGCGAAGATATCCTGATAACCGGCTATCCGGAATAA